Proteins co-encoded in one Brassica rapa cultivar Chiifu-401-42 chromosome A02, CAAS_Brap_v3.01, whole genome shotgun sequence genomic window:
- the LOC103851727 gene encoding putative clathrin assembly protein At5g57200 isoform X2, whose translation MGTFTSLRKAYGALKDSTTVGLAKVNSEFKDLDIAIVKATNHVESPPKERHVRKIFSATSVIQPRADIAYCIHALSKRLSRTRTWVVAMKVLIVIHRTLREGDPTFREELLNYSHRRHILRISNFKDDTSPRAWDCSAWVRTYALFLEERLECYRVLKYDIEAERLPKASGAASKVCLLTSHHQETTHRTRMLSGEDLLEQLPALQQLLFRLIGCQPEGAAYSNYLIQYALALVLKESFKIYCAINDGIINLVDMFFEMTRHDAVKALNIYKRAGQQAENLAEFYDYCKGLELARNFQFPTLRQPPPSFLATMEEYIKEAPQSGSVQKKLEYEEKEEEQEPQEEEQPEEPEEDENQNKNTENDQPLIEEEQEEPQEEKAEEEAEPSPLIDTDDLLGLNEINPQAADIEEKNALALAIYPPGHETSGPSNSLSLIEAGGSGWELALVTPQNNNNNNNNNPRPTIATKLGGGFDNLLLDSLYEDDTARRQIQLTNAGYGFGATATTGEPASLNPNPFGMQQDPFAMSNNMVPPTNVQMAMQQQQMMMMNNQNPYSNNNYSLYHQQNHHFSSNPSSSSSNPFGDAFLALPAPPSSATQQQHNHHHMLL comes from the exons ATGGGAACGTTCACGAGCTTACGCAAAGCCTATGGAGCCCTCAAGGATTCCACCACCGTTGGTCTCGCTAAGGTCAACAGCGAATTCAAG GATCTAGACATCGCGATCGTAAAGGCAACCAATCATGTAGAGTCTCCTCCCAAAGAACGTCACGTTCGTA AGATATTCTCCGCGACATCTGTGATACAACCACGAGCAGATATTGCTTACTGCATTCATGCATTGTCTAAGAGATTATCCAGAACTCGCACTTGGGTT GTAGCAATGAAAGTGTTAATAGTCATTCACAGAACGTTAAGAGAAGGTGATCCTACGTTCAGAGAAGAGCTTCTAAACTACTCTCACAGAAGACACATTCTCAGaatctccaacttcaaagaCGACACAAGTCCTCGTG CTTGGGATTGCTCTGCTTGGGTTAGAACATACGCACTCTTTCTTGAAGAGCGGCTTGAGTGTTATCGCGTCTTAAAGTATGATATAGAGGCAGAGCGTTTGCCAAAAGCTTCAGGTGCAGCTTCCAAGGTTTGTCTTCTCACGTCTCATCATCAAGAAACT ACGCATAGGACAAGGATGTTGTCTGGTGAAGATCTGTTAGAACAGTTACCTGCTTTGCAACAGCTTCTTTTCCGGCTTATCGGATGTCAA CCTGAAGGAGCAGCTTATAGCAACTATCTAATCCAGTATGCTCTTGCATTGGTGCTTAAAGAAAGCTTCAAAATCTATTGTGCTATCAATGATGGAATCATTAACCTTGTAGACATG TTCTTTGAGATGACAAGACATGATGCAGTGAAAGCTCTAAACATATACAAACGAGCTGGTCAACAA GCTGAAAATCTAGCTGAGTTTTATGATTACTGCAAAGGGCTAGAGCTAGCAAGGAACTTTCAGTTCCCAACATTAAGACAG CCTCCTCCATCGTTTCTTGCAACAATGGAAGAGTACATTAAAGAAGCGCCTCAAAGTGGTTCTGTACAGAAAAAACTG GAGTATGAGGAAAAAGAGGAGGAACAAgaaccacaagaagaagaacagcctgaagaacctgaagaagatgaaaaccaaAACAAGAACACCGAAAATGATCAGCCGCTTATCGAAGAAGAGCAAGAGGAGCCTCAAGAGGAGAAAGCAGAGGAAGAAGCTGAACCTTCACCATTGATAGACACTGATGATTTACTA GGTCTAaatgaaataaaccctcaagcCGCagatatagaagaaaaaaatgcatTGGCTCTTGCAATATATCCACCAGGACATGAAACTTCAGGCCCATCTAATAGTCTAAGCTTAATAGAAGCTGGAGGAAGTGGTTGGGAGCTTGCATTAGTCACACcacagaacaacaacaacaacaataacaataaCCCTCGTCCTACAATAGCAACAAAACTA GGTGGAGGATTTGACAACCTTCTGCTAGATAGTCTCTACGAAGACGACACAGCGAGAAGGCAGATCCAATTAACCAATGCTGGTTATGGATTTGGAGCCACTGCAACAACTGGAGAACCAGCATCATTGAACCCGAACCCGTTTGGGATGCAACAAGATCCTTTTGCAATGTCTAATAACATGGTTCCACCAACCAATGTTCAAATGGCAATGCAACAGCAgcaaatgatgatgatgaataatCAAAATCCATATAGCAACAACAACTATTCACTTTATCATCAGCAAAATCATCACTTCTCATCAAatccttcatcttcttcttctaaccCATTTGGTGACGCTTTCCTTGCTCTTCCTGCTCCTCCTTCATCTGCTACTCAGCAACAACACAACCATCATCATATGCTCCTTTAG
- the LOC103851727 gene encoding putative clathrin assembly protein At5g57200 isoform X1 produces MGTFTSLRKAYGALKDSTTVGLAKVNSEFKDLDIAIVKATNHVESPPKERHVRKIFSATSVIQPRADIAYCIHALSKRLSRTRTWVVAMKVLIVIHRTLREGDPTFREELLNYSHRRHILRISNFKDDTSPRAWDCSAWVRTYALFLEERLECYRVLKYDIEAERLPKASGAASKTHRTRMLSGEDLLEQLPALQQLLFRLIGCQPEGAAYSNYLIQYALALVLKESFKIYCAINDGIINLVDMFFEMTRHDAVKALNIYKRAGQQAENLAEFYDYCKGLELARNFQFPTLRQPPPSFLATMEEYIKEAPQSGSVQKKLEYEEKEEEQEPQEEEQPEEPEEDENQNKNTENDQPLIEEEQEEPQEEKAEEEAEPSPLIDTDDLLGLNEINPQAADIEEKNALALAIYPPGHETSGPSNSLSLIEAGGSGWELALVTPQNNNNNNNNNPRPTIATKLGGGFDNLLLDSLYEDDTARRQIQLTNAGYGFGATATTGEPASLNPNPFGMQQDPFAMSNNMVPPTNVQMAMQQQQMMMMNNQNPYSNNNYSLYHQQNHHFSSNPSSSSSNPFGDAFLALPAPPSSATQQQHNHHHMLL; encoded by the exons ATGGGAACGTTCACGAGCTTACGCAAAGCCTATGGAGCCCTCAAGGATTCCACCACCGTTGGTCTCGCTAAGGTCAACAGCGAATTCAAG GATCTAGACATCGCGATCGTAAAGGCAACCAATCATGTAGAGTCTCCTCCCAAAGAACGTCACGTTCGTA AGATATTCTCCGCGACATCTGTGATACAACCACGAGCAGATATTGCTTACTGCATTCATGCATTGTCTAAGAGATTATCCAGAACTCGCACTTGGGTT GTAGCAATGAAAGTGTTAATAGTCATTCACAGAACGTTAAGAGAAGGTGATCCTACGTTCAGAGAAGAGCTTCTAAACTACTCTCACAGAAGACACATTCTCAGaatctccaacttcaaagaCGACACAAGTCCTCGTG CTTGGGATTGCTCTGCTTGGGTTAGAACATACGCACTCTTTCTTGAAGAGCGGCTTGAGTGTTATCGCGTCTTAAAGTATGATATAGAGGCAGAGCGTTTGCCAAAAGCTTCAGGTGCAGCTTCCAAG ACGCATAGGACAAGGATGTTGTCTGGTGAAGATCTGTTAGAACAGTTACCTGCTTTGCAACAGCTTCTTTTCCGGCTTATCGGATGTCAA CCTGAAGGAGCAGCTTATAGCAACTATCTAATCCAGTATGCTCTTGCATTGGTGCTTAAAGAAAGCTTCAAAATCTATTGTGCTATCAATGATGGAATCATTAACCTTGTAGACATG TTCTTTGAGATGACAAGACATGATGCAGTGAAAGCTCTAAACATATACAAACGAGCTGGTCAACAA GCTGAAAATCTAGCTGAGTTTTATGATTACTGCAAAGGGCTAGAGCTAGCAAGGAACTTTCAGTTCCCAACATTAAGACAG CCTCCTCCATCGTTTCTTGCAACAATGGAAGAGTACATTAAAGAAGCGCCTCAAAGTGGTTCTGTACAGAAAAAACTG GAGTATGAGGAAAAAGAGGAGGAACAAgaaccacaagaagaagaacagcctgaagaacctgaagaagatgaaaaccaaAACAAGAACACCGAAAATGATCAGCCGCTTATCGAAGAAGAGCAAGAGGAGCCTCAAGAGGAGAAAGCAGAGGAAGAAGCTGAACCTTCACCATTGATAGACACTGATGATTTACTA GGTCTAaatgaaataaaccctcaagcCGCagatatagaagaaaaaaatgcatTGGCTCTTGCAATATATCCACCAGGACATGAAACTTCAGGCCCATCTAATAGTCTAAGCTTAATAGAAGCTGGAGGAAGTGGTTGGGAGCTTGCATTAGTCACACcacagaacaacaacaacaacaataacaataaCCCTCGTCCTACAATAGCAACAAAACTA GGTGGAGGATTTGACAACCTTCTGCTAGATAGTCTCTACGAAGACGACACAGCGAGAAGGCAGATCCAATTAACCAATGCTGGTTATGGATTTGGAGCCACTGCAACAACTGGAGAACCAGCATCATTGAACCCGAACCCGTTTGGGATGCAACAAGATCCTTTTGCAATGTCTAATAACATGGTTCCACCAACCAATGTTCAAATGGCAATGCAACAGCAgcaaatgatgatgatgaataatCAAAATCCATATAGCAACAACAACTATTCACTTTATCATCAGCAAAATCATCACTTCTCATCAAatccttcatcttcttcttctaaccCATTTGGTGACGCTTTCCTTGCTCTTCCTGCTCCTCCTTCATCTGCTACTCAGCAACAACACAACCATCATCATATGCTCCTTTAG
- the LOC103851728 gene encoding protein CHLOROPLAST IMPORT APPARATUS 2 isoform X1, giving the protein MSACLSSGGSAAAYSFELEKIKSPPSSSTTTTTRAASPSSTITESSNSPFAISTRKPRTQRKRPNQSYNEAAALLSTAYPNIFSPSSINHLYTNKKTHQNPHFYGFDEEDAELLLPSESIEEPDFLFIPAIQAKPDLYSDQKEVNSGVSINESEVSQFEFSDEFDAESILGEDVEEGIDSIMGKLEPGINRGRRINRLSQIMTMNKFAENIPLGLGLRSALRDHNDANRWRIHTVDFEQISPRIQTVVDVKTEEVKKSKKKKKKVAAAAAATVPSTEPSKEEAEERSGHHPMLKLDYDGVLEAWSDKATPFPEEILGSEATGGADVNARLAQIDLFGDNGVREASVLRYKEKRQTRLFSKKIRYQVRKLNADQRPRVKGRFVRRPSASPPSCQR; this is encoded by the exons ATGTCGGCTTGCTTAAGCAGCGGCGGCTCCGCCGCCGCATACAGCTTCgagttagaaaaaataaaatcgcCACCGTCGAGCTCAACCACCACGACAACCAGAGCTGCTTCACCGTCGTCAACAATCACCGAATCTTCAAACTCACCGTTCGCAATCTCGACAAGAAAGCCAAGAACGCAGCGGAAACGACCAAACCAGAGTTACAACGAAGCGGCGGCTCTCCTCTCCACCGCTTATCCCAACATCTTCTCTCCCTCCTCAATCAACCACTTGTACACCAACAAGAAAACTCATCAGAATCCTCACTTCTACGGATTCGACGAGGAGGACGCTGAGCTGCTTCTACCCTCTGAATCAATCGAGGAGCCGGACTTTCTCTTTATCCCGGCGATTCAAGCCAAACCGGATCTCTACTCCGATCAAAAAGAGGTGAATTCCGGTGTGAGTATCAACGAGTCGGAGGTGAGTCAGTTTGAATTTTCCGACGAGTTCGACGCGGAGTCGATCCTCGGTGAGGACGTTGAAGAGGGGATCGATAGTATAATGGGGAAACTCGAACCGGGAATCAATCGTGGCCGTCGAATTAACCGGTTAAGTCAGATCATGACGATGAATAAATTCGCCGAAAATATCCCACTGGGACTTGGACTGAGAAGCGCTCTCAGAGACCACAACGACGCTAACCGGTGGAGAATCCACACCGTCGATTTCGAACAGATCTCGCCGCGAATCCAAACCGTCGTTGATGTGAAGACGGAGGAGGTTAAgaagagcaagaagaagaagaagaaagttgcggcggcggcggcggcgacgGTGCCATCGACGGAACCGAGTAAAGAAGAGGCGGAGGAGAGATCAGGCCATCATCCGATGTTGAAGCTCGACTACGACGGCGTTTTGGAAGCTTGGTCTGATAAAGCGACGCCGTTTCCAGAGGAGATTCTGGGATCGGAAGCTACCGGAGGAGCCGACGTCAAT GCCAGATTAGCTCAGATTGATTTGTTCGGAGACAATGGAGTACGAGAGGCAAGTGTTTTGAGGTACAAAGAGAAACGTCAAACTCGGCTTTTCTCCAAGAAAATTAGATACCAAGTTCGAAAACTCAACGCAGATCAACGTCCTCGAGTGAAG GGACGATTCGTGAGAAGGCCCAGTGCAAGCCCTCCAAGTTGTCAAAGATAA
- the LOC103851728 gene encoding protein CHLOROPLAST IMPORT APPARATUS 2 isoform X2 has protein sequence MSACLSSGGSAAAYSFELEKIKSPPSSSTTTTTRAASPSSTITESSNSPFAISTRKPRTQRKRPNQSYNEAAALLSTAYPNIFSPSSINHLYTNKKTHQNPHFYGFDEEDAELLLPSESIEEPDFLFIPAIQAKPDLYSDQKEVNSGVSINESEVSQFEFSDEFDAESILGEDVEEGIDSIMGKLEPGINRGRRINRLSQIMTMNKFAENIPLGLGLRSALRDHNDANRWRIHTVDFEQISPRIQTVVDVKTEEVKKSKKKKKKVAAAAAATVPSTEPSKEEAEERSGHHPMLKLDYDGVLEAWSDKATPFPEEILGSEATGGADVNARLAQIDLFGDNGVREASVLRYKEKRQTRLFSKKIRYQVRKLNADQRPRVKVSSPTLMRG, from the exons ATGTCGGCTTGCTTAAGCAGCGGCGGCTCCGCCGCCGCATACAGCTTCgagttagaaaaaataaaatcgcCACCGTCGAGCTCAACCACCACGACAACCAGAGCTGCTTCACCGTCGTCAACAATCACCGAATCTTCAAACTCACCGTTCGCAATCTCGACAAGAAAGCCAAGAACGCAGCGGAAACGACCAAACCAGAGTTACAACGAAGCGGCGGCTCTCCTCTCCACCGCTTATCCCAACATCTTCTCTCCCTCCTCAATCAACCACTTGTACACCAACAAGAAAACTCATCAGAATCCTCACTTCTACGGATTCGACGAGGAGGACGCTGAGCTGCTTCTACCCTCTGAATCAATCGAGGAGCCGGACTTTCTCTTTATCCCGGCGATTCAAGCCAAACCGGATCTCTACTCCGATCAAAAAGAGGTGAATTCCGGTGTGAGTATCAACGAGTCGGAGGTGAGTCAGTTTGAATTTTCCGACGAGTTCGACGCGGAGTCGATCCTCGGTGAGGACGTTGAAGAGGGGATCGATAGTATAATGGGGAAACTCGAACCGGGAATCAATCGTGGCCGTCGAATTAACCGGTTAAGTCAGATCATGACGATGAATAAATTCGCCGAAAATATCCCACTGGGACTTGGACTGAGAAGCGCTCTCAGAGACCACAACGACGCTAACCGGTGGAGAATCCACACCGTCGATTTCGAACAGATCTCGCCGCGAATCCAAACCGTCGTTGATGTGAAGACGGAGGAGGTTAAgaagagcaagaagaagaagaagaaagttgcggcggcggcggcggcgacgGTGCCATCGACGGAACCGAGTAAAGAAGAGGCGGAGGAGAGATCAGGCCATCATCCGATGTTGAAGCTCGACTACGACGGCGTTTTGGAAGCTTGGTCTGATAAAGCGACGCCGTTTCCAGAGGAGATTCTGGGATCGGAAGCTACCGGAGGAGCCGACGTCAAT GCCAGATTAGCTCAGATTGATTTGTTCGGAGACAATGGAGTACGAGAGGCAAGTGTTTTGAGGTACAAAGAGAAACGTCAAACTCGGCTTTTCTCCAAGAAAATTAGATACCAAGTTCGAAAACTCAACGCAGATCAACGTCCTCGAGTGAAGGTATCTTCACCCACCTTAATGCGTGGTTAA